GCGCCTCCGCTACGCCCGGCCGGTGTTCCGGCGCGGCGCGTCGGCGGCGGAGATCGACGATCGGGTCGCCGGCATCGGCCGGGTGCTCTCGCGGTTCCCCGGCGAGGCGCCGGTCTCGGCCGACACCGCCCTCGGCTCGCTCACACCGCTCGCGACAGCACTGGTGCTCACCGCCCTGGGGCTCGCCGACGGCGGTGCGGTGATGGTGCTCGACACGGGCGACTCGGGGTCGCCGCTGGCGGATCCTCAACGCTTCGTGGATGCCCTGGCCGACCTTGTGCCCGCCGGGATGACGCTCGTGCTCGGCCTTCCCGCGGTGCCGGTGTTCGAGGCCGCGGGGCAGACCGCCGCGGACTCCGCATCCGCATCCACATCCGCACCCGCTTCCGCCCGGCCGCTGGTCACCCTCGAACTCTCCGCTCCCGCCCGTCATGAAGGGATCCTCCGATGAGCATCCAGAACACTGCCGCCCCCGCCGCAGAGGCCGCCCCCGTGAGATCCCACCGACGCCGCAGCAGATGGTGGTTCGCCGTGGCTGCGGTCGCCGTGATCGTCGTCCCGCTGGCGGCCAATGCGCTCTTCTCCGGGGCGTTCTCGAACGTCTCCGACAACCTGGACAAGGTGCCGGCGGCTGTCGTCAACAACGACAAGCTGCTCACCACGACCGCGGCCGACGGCACGCAGTCCACCGTCTACGCCGGTCGCGGACTGGTCACCGAGCTCACCGGCCCCGGCCAGACCGGCTTCGACTGGAACGTCACCAACAGCGAAGATGCCGCCAAGGGCCTCGCCGACGGCACCTACTACGCCGTGCTGACGATCCCCGAGAACTTCTCCGCCCAGATCAACACGCTCGGCACGCCCGCTCCCGCACAGGGTTCGATCGACATCCAGACCGACGACTCGCACGGCTACCTCGCCGGTGTGGTCGCCAGCACCGTCGGCACCGCGCTGAAGGCGGGTTTCGGCCAGACAATCACGGCCCAGGTGCTGACCGGGGTCTACTCCGGGCTCGGAACGGTCGGCACGCAGCTGAGCACGGCTGCGAACGGTGCCACACAGCTCGGCACGGGAGCTTCGACCCTCACCGACGGGCTCAACCAGCTCGCCACGGGAGCGTCGGGTGCAGCATCCGGAGCCGCCACACTCAGCTCGGGCATCAGCCAGTACACCGGCGGCGTCGACTCCCTGGCAGACGGCGTGCAGACGCTCGACGCCCAGGCCGGCAACCTCTCGCAGCTCTCCGACGGCGTCAGCACCTACACGGGCGGCATCTCGACCCTCGCGGGTGGGTTCAGCTCGCTGCAGTCGGGCATCGTCGCCGCGGTGAACTCGAACCCGAACATCCCGGACGCCCAGAAGCAGCAGCTGCTCGGAACCTACGCCCAGCTCTCCGGTGGGCTCAACCAGGCCGCGGCGGGCGGTTCGACCCTTTCGTCGCAGACGTCGTCGGGTCTGGATGCCCTCCAGGGCGGCATCTCAGAGCTCTCCTCCGGCGCCTCCCAACTCTCCTCCGGCTCCGGCCAGCTGCGGGACGGTGCGTCTCAGCTGTCCGACGGTGTCGCGCAGCTCGCCACCGGAGCGCAGCAGTCCGCCGCGGGTGCGGGCCAGCTCGCCACCGGTGCCACCACGCTCGCCTCGGGGCTCCAGACGGGCGCGGATGCGCTGACCAAGAGTTCCGCAACGGATCCGGCTGCCTCCGCCAAGGTCGCCGCCGACCCGATCGCGGTGAACGTGACGACGCTGAACAGCGCCGGGGGGATCGGCAGTGTCATCGCGATCCTCATCGTTCCCGCCGGGCTCTGGATCGGGGCTCTCGCGATCTTCCTGCTGCTCCGCCCGATCCGGACGTCGCTGCTGGCGAGTTCGGCCTCGACGGGCCGGCTCGTGCTGCGCATCTTCGGCCGGGCCTCCCTCTTCGCGGCGATCCAGGCGCTGGTCGTGGTGGCCTACCTGCAGTTCAGTCTCAACACGCCCTGGTCGTCGCTGCCCGCGCTGCTCGGATTCGCGTTGCTGGTCGCGCTCGCCTTCACGGCGTTCCACCAGTTCCTGCGGTCGGCGTTCGGCCGGGTCGGGGCGGTCGTGTCGCTCATCCTCTTCGCGGTGCAGATCGCGACGACGGCTGGCATCTACCCGGTGGAGATCCTCTCCGGCCCGTTCCAGTTCATCAGCAGCATCTCCCCGGTGGCGTATGCCGTCTCGGGCATGCAGGGCATCCTGGCCGGTGGGTCCGCGGGCACGGTCTGGGCAAGCGTCGCCGTTCTCGGCATCCTGCTGCTGCTCAGCCTGCTCTTCGCAGGAGCCGCGCTCGCCAGGCGACGCCGGCCGGAGCGTACCGGGTGGCTGCTCGTGGGGGCGCCAGCGCGCGAGACCGGTCCGCGCCGCGTGGCGCGGCAGTCGGAGCATGCGGGGCCGGCGGGCGCCGCTGCGCCGGGCGCCTCACGGCCCGGGCTCGCGACCTGACGCGGGGTTCGTGACAATCGAGGGCCGACCGTGTAACGTATACAGGTCGGCTCTTGACACCGCGCGTCGTGCGCGGATGGGTTTGTAAGTCAGGTGGGCCGGTTTCTCGTTTCGTGCGATGGGTGCGACGCAATATGGATGCGTCGTGCAAAGAGTGCACAAGCGCAACAACACCGCACGAACGAGTGCACGGGTGTGAAGGCGCGGGGCGGGAACAATCACGTATGTGAAACGGCCCCGGCCAAAGACTGCCCGGGTTCAGCAAAAGTCAATCGCAAATGTATTGACCGCTTTGCCATGCAAATGAAACAACCCGGAAAGCACCATGCCCGATTACTCAAAGAATTCCTCGACCGGCGGTAACAAGTTCGGTCCGAAGAGCGCAGGCCACCGAGGCCAGAAGCCCGCCGCGGCCGGCGCCTCGAAGAAGGCCCGCTGGAGCCCCGACGAGCGTGCCGCTCGCGGAGCCGCCCCCACGAACCGTGGAGAGCGCCCCAACTGGGAGCCGCGCGCCGCAACCCCCACCCGCGAGTCGAACTACAGCGACCGCGGATCGCGTCCCTCCTACGGCGACCGCAACGACCGCGGTGCGTCGACGGGCCGCCCGTCCTACGGTGACCGTAACTCCTCCGGAGCCGGCCGGAGCGACCGTCCTTCATACGGTGACCGTCCCGACCGTGGTGCTCGCACCGAGCGTCCGAGCTACGGCGACCGCGGTGCATCCACCGGCCGTTCCTCGTACGGTGACCGCAACTCGTCGGGCGCGGGTCGGAGCGACCGTCCCTCGTACGGCGACCGTCCCGCGCGGAGCACCGAGCGCCCGTCGTACGGTGACCGCAACGCGTCGGGTGCCGGCCGGAGCGACCGTCCCTCCTACGGCGACCGTGGAGCATCCACGGGCCGTCCGTCCTACGGGGACCGCCCCGAGCGCAGCGAACGTCCGAGCTACGGCGACCGCGGAGCATCCACCGGCCGTCCGTCCTACGGCGACCGCAACGCCTCCGGCGCCGGCCGCACCGAGCGTCCGAGCTACGGTGACCGCCCGGCTCGCACCGAGCGCCCCTCGTACGGCGACCGTCCCGACCGCGGTGCTCGCACCGAGCGTCCGAGCTACGGCGACCGTGGAGCATCCACCGGCCGTCCCTCCTACGGCGACCGCCCCGAGCGCACCGAACGCCCCAGCTACACCGAGCGTGCCGGCCGCCCCGAGCGCCCGACGTACGGTGACCGCCCGGCGCGCACCGAGCGTCCCGAGCGCACCGAGCGTCCCTCGTACGGCGACCGTCCCGACCGCGGCGCCCGCACGGAGCGTCCGAGCTACGGCGACCGCCCGGCCCGCACGGAGCGCCCCAGCTACACCGACCGCCCCGCGCGCTCGTTCGAGGACCGCCGCGACTCCAACACCGACCGTGCCGCCCGTGGCAGCGACTTCTACCCGAAGCGCGAGAACAACGGCTACAGCGACGGAGCCGGAACCGCAGCCGCGGGCCGCTTCGGAGCCGGCGACGACGTCGTGCTCGAGCGCCTCGAAGCCGAAGTGACCACCGCCAGCGACGTCGTCGACAAGACGTTCGGCGACCTCGGCCTCGGTGACAACATCCAGCGCCAGCTCGCGTCGATGGGTGCCCCGAGCCCGTTCCCGATCCAGGCAGCCACCATCCCCGACGTTCTCGCCGGCAAGGATGTTCTCGGCCGCGGCAAGACCGGCTCGGGCAAGACCATCGCCTTCGGTGCCCCGCTCGTCGAGCGCCTGATGGAGAACGACGGAGCCAAGGGCCGGAAGCCCGGCCGCCTGCCGCGTGCCCTCATCCTCGCTCCGACGCGTGAGCTCGCGATGCAGATCGACCGCACCGTGCAGCCCATCGCCCGCTCGGTCGGCCTGTTCACGACGCCGATCTTCGGCGGCGTTCCCCAGTTCAAGCAGGTCTCGGCGCTGCAGCGCGGCACCGACATCATCATCGCGACCCCCGGTCGCCTCGAAGACCTCATCGAACAGGGCCGCCTCGACATCTCGCAGGTCAAGATCGTCGTTCTCGACGAGGCCGACCACATGTGCGACCTCGGGTTCCTCGAGCCGGTCCAGCGGATCCTCCGCCAGACCGCGCCGAAGAGCCAGAAGTTGCTCTTCTCGGCCACCCTCGACAAGGGTGTCGCCCAGCTCGTGAACGAGTTCCTCGTCGAGCCGGCTGTGCACGAGGTCGCCGGTGAAGACCAGGCCTCCTCCACGATCGACCACCGCGTGCTGCTCATCGAGCAGCGCGACAAGCGTGCGATCATCGAGCAGCTCGCATCCGGTGAGGGCAAGACGCTGATCTTCGCCCGCACCCGTGCGTTCGCCGAGGAGCTCGCCGACCAGCTGGATGACGCGGGCATCCCGTCCACGTCGCTGCACGGCGACCTCAACCAGTCGCGTCGCACGCGGAACCTCCAGCTGCTCACCAGCGGCCGGGTCAATGTGCTCGTTGCGACAGACGTCGCCGCACGCGGCATCCACGTCGACGACATCAACCTGGTCATCCAGGCCGATGCTCCCGACGAGTACAAGACCTACCTGCACCGTTCGGGCCGTACGGGCCGCGCGGGCAAGCAGGGCACCGTCGTGACGCTCATCTCGAAGTCGCGTCGTCGCCGCATGGACGAGCTCCTCGAGCGCGCCGACATCGAGGCGACGATGGTTCCGGCCGCCCCCGGCGACCGCCTCATCGACGACCTGCAGAGCGCACACGCGTAGGTCTCACCGCAGCACCATTCCGCACGGACCGCCACAGCAGGCGTGACATGAACGGGCCCCGGATGCTCCCACCACGGTGGGGCGCCCGGGGCCCGTTCTGCGATCGTCGCACAAAAAATGAGGTATGTTCGACATGTGGACATAATAATTTCGGCTACTCCGCCTAGTGCAATTGGACTAGTGCTACTGGTCGTCGCATAATGGTGAAGGAAGTGAAGCAACGCGAGGTTGAAAGGGTTCTCGCCGCAGAAGGTTGGATACTCGCCAGAACCAAGGGTGGTCACAATGTCTGGAAGTCACCCGACGGTGAGTCGCTGGCCATACCGACGCACGGAACCGTGTCGCCGGGCGTCGTGAGACAAGTGCTCAAGAGGGTGCCGGGAGCGCCCGAAAGGTGGAGGTAGTCATGGCATCGCAGGAGGTTCGCGCGTTCACGGTTGTCGCTGCCCGGGAGGGCCGATGGTGGATCATCACGGTGCCTGAGCTCGATGCCGTCACGCAGGCGCGGCATGCGCGCGAGATCGAGGACATGGCTACCGGTCTCATCTCTGCGCTTCTCGACATCGAGGAGGAGTCCATCAGTGTCGCTGTCACTCTCGAGTTGCCCGAGCGCGTCGCTGCGGTCTGGGGCGAGGCGTCAGCGCTTCATGACCGGGCGCTTGCCGACGAGAGGCGTTCGTCAGCATTGCGCCGCCAGGTGGTCAGGGAGCTCTTGACCTCCTCGGGCCTCAGTCAGAGGGACACGGCCCGGTTGCTCGGTTTGTCCTCCCAGCGCGTTCAGCAACTGGCGCACCAGTAGGGTGTCGGCCACCCGCTTTCAGTGATCGGAGGTCGAGTGGTTGGCGGGGGAGGGGGAGGCGGAGGCCGAGGCGCGCGCGGCAGTCGCGCGGGCCTTCTGGTGGCGGGCGATCTGCCCCTCGACGAAGCCGGAGAGCAGCAGCAGGAACAGCGAGTAGAGCCCGATCGCGAAGGAGAGCGCGAACGCCGCCGCCATGGCGCAGGTGGCGACGACAGCGGGTGTGAGGCGCAGGGTGCCCCGCACCGACTCGAGTTGCATCTCGGGTCTTCGCGCGATGATCACGAGCTGCACCAACCCGGTCACCGAGGTCACGAGCATCGTGCCGATGTAGAGAGCCCCGGTCACGGTGCTGACGGTGGTGCCCTGGCCGAGGAGCTCCGTCGGGAAGGGCAGGAAGACGATCGAGAGCAGCCAGGCGAAGTTCACCCAGACGAGCGGGATCGTGTATCCCTCGATGACCCGGTAGATCTGGTGGTGCAACAGCCAGAACCGGGCTATGACGACGAAACTCAGCCCGAACAACAGGAGACCCTGCACGTTGTCCTCGAGGAACTGGGCGGGCGACGTCGAACTGATGTCGCCCGCCCTGTCGACCAGGGGGAGGATCAGCAGCGTCACGGCGATCGCGATCACTGCGTCGCTCAGGTTGACGAGCCGGTCGTAGCCGCGGGTGAACACCATGGGCCCATTATTCCGCGAGCGGGCCCGTCGAGGTGCCGCCGGGCATCCGGAGCGACGGGCTCAGCAGGGCTGCAGGGTTGATGAACCCGGGAGGGCTTCGCACGGGTTCGGCTTCACGGTGATCGGTTCGCCGGCGTCGGACGCGGAGGCGGCGGATGCCCGGCGAACCCCGAGCACCAGGACGGTGACGGCACCGACGGCCGCGATCCCCCCGGCCAGCCAGAAGTCGACGGCGATCCCGCCTGTGCTGACCGCGACGGCACCGGCCGTCGATCCGGCCGCGATGGAGATCTGGATGGTCGTGACGAACAGTGCCAGGCCCCCTTCCGCCGCCGCGGGGGCTGCGGAGATCACCCACGTCTGCATCGCGAGGGGCAGGCCGCCCCAGACCATGCCCCAGAGCGCGAGGAGCACAAACGCTCCGACGGCGCTTCCGGCGACGATCGGCAGCAGCAGGATGGCGACAGCCGCGATCGCCATCGCTCCGACGACGGTCGCGGTGATGCTGCGGTCGAGGGCGAAGCCGGCGATGAAGTTGCCGGCGACGCCCGCGACACCGAACACGAGCAGGGCCAGTGTGATCGAGGCGGGATCCAGTCTCACCAGCTCTTCGAGGTAGGGGGAGACGAAGGTGTAGGCGGCGAACTGGGCGAAGAAGACGAACGCGGCCCCGATCAACCCGATCCGGGCCCGCGGAACCTTCAGCAGGGCGACGAGGGTCGACGTGCGCACACGCTGAATCGACGGGATGCCCGGCAGCAGCAGGAGCTGGCCGAGGAGCGCGACCAGGGCCAGGCCCGCGCCGATCAGGAAGGCGAGCCGCCAACTGGCGAGGGAGGAGATCAGGGCGCCGAGGGGCAGGCTGACGACAGTGGCGACGGAGATGCCGGCGGTGATGAACGAGGTGGCGCGGATGACCGACCCCGGTTGCACGAGTCGGGATGCGACTGCGGCGCCGATGGCCCAGAATCCGCCGAGGGCCACGCCGAGCAGCAGACGGGCGGCGAGCAGAACGGTGAAATTCGGGGCGAGAGCGCCCGCGACATCCGCGACCACCAGCGCGGCCGACAGGGCGATGAGCACGACGCGGCGGTCGAGGCTCGAGGTGACGATGGTCACGACGGGCGCGCTCACTGCGGCGGCGAGGCCGGTCGCGACGACGACGAGGCCCGCGGTGCCGATGCTCACGTCGAGGTCGGCGGCGATGGCCGGAAGCAGGCCGATCGGCAGGAACTCCGAGAGCACCAGCACGAACGAGCCGAGCGCGACCGAGAGGACGGCCAGCCAGGCCCGCCGGCCAGTGCGGGCGGGGGCGGAGACGGGGAGCCGGACGCTTCCGGTGTGAGTGCTCATGCGGTGCTACAAGCTGGCGGGTGCCGGATCCATTCCCGAGAAACTGCTTGCCGAATATGAACATTTCGTTACAGCTCCAATCCGGAGTCTGAGAATCGGCACACAAACCGTATGGTTTCTTAGAGCCCTCTTCCAGCGTGGCCGTCTGCGGCTGCACCGAACACGAACCCATGAAGGAGACCTGGTGTCCCCGAGAAACTCCCTTCCCCGTCGACTGCCGCGCATCGTCGCGCTGGCAGCGTCGGTGACCCTCGCCGTCGGCCTGAGTGCGGCATCCGCCGGTACCGCGTCTGCGGCCTCCGCTCCGGTCAAGATCGACATCGTGAACATCAACGACTTCCACGGTCGCCTCGAGGCGAGCGGCAGCACTGCCGGTGCCGCCGTGCTGGCCGGAGCTGTGGACGATTTCCGGGCGAAGAACCCGAACACGATCTTCGCCTCCGCCGGTGACAACATCGGGGCGTCGACGTTCACCTCGTTCATCCAGGACGACCAGCCGACGCTCGACGCGCTCAACGCCATGAAGCTCGACGTGTCGTCTGTCGGCAACCACGAGTTCGACAAGGGTGCCGCCGACCTGACGGACCGCGTCATCCCGGCTGCCGACTTCCCGTACCTCGCGGCGAACGTCTTCGACAAGGCGACGGGCAAGCCGGCCTACGACCAGTACTTCGTGAAGGATGTCGCGGGCATCCGGGTCGGTTTCATCGGTGCAGTGACCGAGGAGCTTCCCTCGCTCGTGAGCCCGGCGGGCATCTCGTCGATCACGGTCGGGCCGATCGTGTCGAGTGTCAACACCGTCGCCGACGAGCTGAAGGACGGTGACGCCTCCAATGGGGAGGCCGACGTGATCGTGCTGCTCGTGCACGAAGGAGCGCCGACACCCGAGGTCGCTGCGCCGGATTCGGTGTTCGGCAAGATCGTGAGCGGTGTCGACTCGA
Above is a genomic segment from Subtercola boreus containing:
- a CDS encoding YhgE/Pip family protein, with amino-acid sequence MSIQNTAAPAAEAAPVRSHRRRSRWWFAVAAVAVIVVPLAANALFSGAFSNVSDNLDKVPAAVVNNDKLLTTTAADGTQSTVYAGRGLVTELTGPGQTGFDWNVTNSEDAAKGLADGTYYAVLTIPENFSAQINTLGTPAPAQGSIDIQTDDSHGYLAGVVASTVGTALKAGFGQTITAQVLTGVYSGLGTVGTQLSTAANGATQLGTGASTLTDGLNQLATGASGAASGAATLSSGISQYTGGVDSLADGVQTLDAQAGNLSQLSDGVSTYTGGISTLAGGFSSLQSGIVAAVNSNPNIPDAQKQQLLGTYAQLSGGLNQAAAGGSTLSSQTSSGLDALQGGISELSSGASQLSSGSGQLRDGASQLSDGVAQLATGAQQSAAGAGQLATGATTLASGLQTGADALTKSSATDPAASAKVAADPIAVNVTTLNSAGGIGSVIAILIVPAGLWIGALAIFLLLRPIRTSLLASSASTGRLVLRIFGRASLFAAIQALVVVAYLQFSLNTPWSSLPALLGFALLVALAFTAFHQFLRSAFGRVGAVVSLILFAVQIATTAGIYPVEILSGPFQFISSISPVAYAVSGMQGILAGGSAGTVWASVAVLGILLLLSLLFAGAALARRRRPERTGWLLVGAPARETGPRRVARQSEHAGPAGAAAPGASRPGLAT
- a CDS encoding DEAD/DEAH box helicase; translation: MPDYSKNSSTGGNKFGPKSAGHRGQKPAAAGASKKARWSPDERAARGAAPTNRGERPNWEPRAATPTRESNYSDRGSRPSYGDRNDRGASTGRPSYGDRNSSGAGRSDRPSYGDRPDRGARTERPSYGDRGASTGRSSYGDRNSSGAGRSDRPSYGDRPARSTERPSYGDRNASGAGRSDRPSYGDRGASTGRPSYGDRPERSERPSYGDRGASTGRPSYGDRNASGAGRTERPSYGDRPARTERPSYGDRPDRGARTERPSYGDRGASTGRPSYGDRPERTERPSYTERAGRPERPTYGDRPARTERPERTERPSYGDRPDRGARTERPSYGDRPARTERPSYTDRPARSFEDRRDSNTDRAARGSDFYPKRENNGYSDGAGTAAAGRFGAGDDVVLERLEAEVTTASDVVDKTFGDLGLGDNIQRQLASMGAPSPFPIQAATIPDVLAGKDVLGRGKTGSGKTIAFGAPLVERLMENDGAKGRKPGRLPRALILAPTRELAMQIDRTVQPIARSVGLFTTPIFGGVPQFKQVSALQRGTDIIIATPGRLEDLIEQGRLDISQVKIVVLDEADHMCDLGFLEPVQRILRQTAPKSQKLLFSATLDKGVAQLVNEFLVEPAVHEVAGEDQASSTIDHRVLLIEQRDKRAIIEQLASGEGKTLIFARTRAFAEELADQLDDAGIPSTSLHGDLNQSRRTRNLQLLTSGRVNVLVATDVAARGIHVDDINLVIQADAPDEYKTYLHRSGRTGRAGKQGTVVTLISKSRRRRMDELLERADIEATMVPAAPGDRLIDDLQSAHA
- a CDS encoding type II toxin-antitoxin system HicA family toxin, translating into MVKEVKQREVERVLAAEGWILARTKGGHNVWKSPDGESLAIPTHGTVSPGVVRQVLKRVPGAPERWR
- a CDS encoding antitoxin HicB, with the protein product MASQEVRAFTVVAAREGRWWIITVPELDAVTQARHAREIEDMATGLISALLDIEEESISVAVTLELPERVAAVWGEASALHDRALADERRSSALRRQVVRELLTSSGLSQRDTARLLGLSSQRVQQLAHQ
- a CDS encoding TMEM175 family protein; protein product: MVFTRGYDRLVNLSDAVIAIAVTLLILPLVDRAGDISSTSPAQFLEDNVQGLLLFGLSFVVIARFWLLHHQIYRVIEGYTIPLVWVNFAWLLSIVFLPFPTELLGQGTTVSTVTGALYIGTMLVTSVTGLVQLVIIARRPEMQLESVRGTLRLTPAVVATCAMAAAFALSFAIGLYSLFLLLLSGFVEGQIARHQKARATAARASASASPSPANHSTSDH
- a CDS encoding MFS transporter, with the translated sequence MSTHTGSVRLPVSAPARTGRRAWLAVLSVALGSFVLVLSEFLPIGLLPAIAADLDVSIGTAGLVVVATGLAAAVSAPVVTIVTSSLDRRVVLIALSAALVVADVAGALAPNFTVLLAARLLLGVALGGFWAIGAAVASRLVQPGSVIRATSFITAGISVATVVSLPLGALISSLASWRLAFLIGAGLALVALLGQLLLLPGIPSIQRVRTSTLVALLKVPRARIGLIGAAFVFFAQFAAYTFVSPYLEELVRLDPASITLALLVFGVAGVAGNFIAGFALDRSITATVVGAMAIAAVAILLLPIVAGSAVGAFVLLALWGMVWGGLPLAMQTWVISAAPAAAEGGLALFVTTIQISIAAGSTAGAVAVSTGGIAVDFWLAGGIAAVGAVTVLVLGVRRASAASASDAGEPITVKPNPCEALPGSSTLQPC